In Phycisphaeraceae bacterium, the genomic stretch GATATTTACCACAACGGCTTCGGCGGTCTGGACAATAACGGAGCCGGCCTCCTGCTCTCGATGGGACTGCCGCTGGCGTATCTCTTTGGCATGACGTGCAAACAGTGGTGGCGTCGCGGCGTTTCCTGGTTTGCCGGCGTACTGATCCTTCATGCCATGCTCATGAGCTACTCGCGCGGCGCGATGCTTTCCGCTATGGTGGGCCTGGGTTGGCTGCTGATTCATCACCGTCCGCGACGGCATGCCGTGATAATGCTCCTCGTCATCTGCATGATCGTGCCGCTCCTTGCGGGCAAAGAGATTCGCGCACGCTTTTTTTCCACCACACAATACGAGTCGGATTACAGTGCCAACTCCCGGTTTGAAAGCTGGGCGGCAGCGTGGCGCATCACAACGGATCATCCGCTTACGGGAATCGGGATTCGTAATTCCAATGCCTTTTCCCAGCAATACGGTGCCGATCTGCGTGGCAGGACGATTCACAGCCAGTATCTCCAGATCGCTGCCGATTCGGGTATCCCTGCGATGCTCACCTACGCTGCGATGCTGATCGTCGCAGGCATTTCCTGTGCTCGCGCCAGAGCAATGTGCCGTCGCAGTCTGAGCGATGCAGATTCTCCGCTGCCGCAGGAAGCAAGCGAGCGTCTCCGCGATACCTCGGTGCTGGCGGTAGCGTGTCAATCCAGCCTGCTCATCTTCGCCTTCGGTGCAGGGTTCCTCTCGCTGGAGGTCTTTGAACTGCCGTGGATTTTGATGGTGCTGTCAGGAGTGCTTCCGGGATGTGTGCAAAACGAGCTGGCGGAGTCTTTACCGCAGATTGAAGCACCCCCACCGCAATCCGGGACATTCCCGATTGGATTCGGATCGAAGCTCTCCACCCATCATGGAGCGTTACAGCCATGAGTACCCTTCAGCTCCACGTCGATCGTCAACTGGCCCGTACTGTCACGTTCACGGGGCGCCTCAAGCAAGTGCGCTTCCGTCTCCGCGCGACCAAAGCTGTGGTGCATGGTCTGGACTACTTCGCCCGTGGCATCTTCCACGTATGGCGTAATCGCCGCTATCTCACGGCCATCAAGCTCATCAACATGGCCCTGGTGAATGTGCAGTTTCGTCTTAAGACCGAGTACGTGTTCGGCCGTCCGTACAACATGAAGATCGAGTCCACCAATATCTGCAACACCAAGTGCCAGCTTTGCCCCACCGGTCAGGGGCTTGAAGGTCGTCCCAAGGGCAGGATGGACATCTCGGCATTTCGCAAGTTGATCGACCAGCTCAAGCGTTTTCTGTTTGGGCTGGATTTATCGATGTGGGGTGATCCGCTGATCGTGCCTGAGATCTACGACATGATCCGTTACGCACATGATCGCGGCATCTGGACCTATCTCAGCTCCAACCTCCACGCCCTCAAAATTACTCCGGAAAAACGTCAGGCGGAAGCGTTGGTCAAGAGCGGCCTCGACATGCTCACCTGCTCACTTCATGGCGCGAGTCAGGAGACTTTCGCGATTTATCAACCGGGCAAGAGCTTTGCCGACACGCTGGAAAAGGTAAAGCACATCATTGCGGTGCGTGACGCCCTGGGCAGCGCGACGCCGACCATTCAGCTCAACTTCGTCGTTACCCGTTTTAACGAACACGAGAGACCGAAATTTGAAGCGCTGGCCAAACAGCTTGGTTGCAAAGCTGTCTTTTCAACCGCTTCGATGAACATCCGTTTCCTGGGTCGGGATAAGCAGCTCCACGACCTGGGACTGGCTCCGGACATTTTGAAGAAAAAAGTGCGAGATCATCTTGAGAAGTGGTTGCCGCGTGACGATGCCTATGTTCTCAAGCCGTACAAGCAACTGCTTGAAAATGACCTGACGATCGATGAGTTCAACGGAAAAAAACTGTTCGACTGTTCCTGGCCGTGGAAAGCCAGCGTCATCAACTGGGACGGCACAGTCTGCGCCTGCTGCGGTTCATTCGATCCGAATGAAGACTTTGGAAATGTCTTTGAGCAAAGCTTCGCGAAGGTGTGGAACAGTCATCGATACCGCATGGCAAGACGGAGCTTCAAAAACAAACTGGAGGCAGCAGACGCGAAGGATAACCCTTGCGCGAGCTGTCCCGGATTCATGATTTGACGGGGCGCGGGGAGAAGGATTTCGGCATCGACGTCGGCGGTGGGAATAAGCATCAGCCGCCGGCGCCGGTGACCGAAAATATTCCAATGGAACATAGGAAGCCATGACCCCTGCTGAACACCCACACCTGCCAGAACCTTCCGTGACGCCGGTACTGCGACTGGCGGGCGATCGTCCACGCTCGGACAGTCCGCGTGTCAGCCCGCCATTCGTGCTTCATGTGCGAGTCGTGGCCGGCAAGGGTGGCGGGCCGGATAAGACCATTCTTCGCTCCGCGGAACACCTCAATCCCGCCAAGCTCCGTGTCGCAGCGGCCTACATTCATCCTCATGGCGACCCCGGCATTGCCACCATCCGCCAGCAGGCGCAACAGCACGGGTGCCCGCTTTATGAAATCGGCGAATCAGGTGCCGTTGATCCGCGAACCATCCGCTCGCTGATCCAGCTCTGCCGAAAACTCCGTGTGACGGTCTGGCATGGTCATGATTACAAATCCAATGCGTTAGGCCTCATCGTGCGCAAGTGGTGGCCGATGAAACTCGTCACCACCGTGCATGGCTGGACAGGGGAGACATTCCGCACCCGGCTGTATTACCACGTCGATAACTGGTGCCTGCCGCGCTATGACCACGTCATCACGGTCAGCCCGCAGCTATACCGTCATTGCCTCAAACTCGGCATTCCTCGTGAGAAGCTCAGCTACATACCCAATGGCGTTGAGATCACAGAGTTTCACTCGACGGGACAGCGCGACGCGCAACGCCGTGAGTGGGCCGTTCCACAGGACGCCACGGTGATGGGTGTTGTCGGTCGGCTCAGCATTGAAAAAGGAGTGGATCGCGCGATCCGTCTGCTCGCAGACCTCAAACCGCAATACCCCCGTCTCGAGCTGCATCTCTTTGGTGACGGTCCTCAGCGTGCAGCATTGGAGGGGCTGGCTGCGAGCCTGAACGTCGCGGATTCGGTACGGTTTCACGGGTGGCTTGAAGATTCACGTCCCGCCTACGAAATGATGGACATACTGCTGCTTCCCAGCCATACGGAAGGTTTGCCGAATGTGGTCCTCGAAGCGATGGCGATGAAGGTCACAGTCGCAGCAACCGATGTGGGCGGCGTGAGCGAGTTGCTCGATGGCGGCCGGTGCGGGTCATTACTGCCGCAGGATCACACTGAATGGCCGCGCCTGATCGAACCGCTCCTGGTCAGTGCAGCCCGCCGTGAAGAGCTTGCCCGTCAAGCATACGAACGGGTCGGGAAGCGTTACACATTTACTCAACGGCTCAGCAAGGAATGGACGGTGTACAAACATCTGTTGCGCCTCGCAGATCGTCCAGCCGCAACCGCTTCACGTCGAGTCGCATGAGATTTCTTACAATTCGCCGCTTTCCCACCGTTGCGTGGGGCCGGAGTGTCGTCACATGCAGCCTGCTTTGGCGCTACTGTCCATTCCCAACGACGCCTGGTTGAATCTCATTCTGCCCGCAGCAGTGCTCACGCTCTTTGTTTCGACGATCGCCTACATCCACAACCCGCGGATTAAGACACTGGTTTTCTCCATGCCCGTGCCTTTCACCTGCGCGTACCTCTCGACGGCTATGAAGATCAACCCGACCCATATGACCGGCGTGCTTTATGTGTCGCTTTATCACTGGATCGTCTGGGCGATTTACCGAAAAGCAGGTTTTCCGCTCGCTGTGGGCATGACAGCGGGGATCGTGTTTTATCTCAGTGCTTCGTACGGAACGGCACAACTCTTCCAATATCAGTGGCAACCAACCATGCCGCTGGCCATCAGTGCCCTGCTGGTCCTGTGGTGCCTGGGAATCTGGCTTTATCACCCGATCCGTGAGCCAGGTCATCGCAGCACCGCGCCGTGGTATGTGAAGACGCCGATCATCTTTCCGATTGCTCTGCTGCTGTTCAGCCTGAAGCACTTTTTGCTCGGCGCGGTTACAACATTTCCCTACGCAGGGGTATTCACCAGTTACGAGATGCGTCACAGTCCTCGCACACTTGCGGGGCAATACTCGATCAACAACATTGCGTTCATTCTGATGTTTGTGGTGATATGGCAGCTCGAAACCTACGGCCGAGTACCGGCACTGTTGGGCGGATGGGGGATTACGCTCGTAATCCTGACGATCATTTATCGTTTCGGTATCGGGCGACCCACTACGCCGGCAGCCGAGCCGGTGCCCACGGGAGAATAGTGCCGTACCGTCTCATGGAGTCGGCCCCTGACGATCGATCAGGAAGCCCCCTTTCCAGCCACGCTCTAGTTCACGATTCTCAATCATCTCGGAGCCGTATTGATCTTTTCCACCCTCATCAATGAGGAACGAAAAGTTTCCGCCCGCGTCTTCGTGGTAATCGACCGCTGGATTCGCAGTACCCGGCGACGGTCCTGCGTAAACATCATCGCCGCTAGCGTCGTACACCACGGAAATTCCAGCGTTGTTCGATGATCCTGCCCCGCCGTTACCCTCGCCGGCGTATTGGTCATTCCCCGCAAAATCGAGGATCACGCCGACGGCAATATCCCATGTGAAGCCGACGCAAGCATGGTTACCTCCATAGGTATCGTCACCGGCATCATCAATCAGAAAACCGGCGGCGTAATGGCAACCGTAACCGGTTCCCCAGCGGACGAATCGCTGCACGGTGCGCGGCGTGGAGTCGAAGTTCGTCCGTGTCGCGCCGACCCGCTGATCGTTACCCCCGAAGTCCCGCGCAAACCCGGCAGCAAACCAATAAGCACCGCCTTGAGAAAAATAGTCCGCTTCGTAAACGTCATCACCTCCACCGTCGAGGAACACACCGATGCCGCCGTTAGCGACGCCTCGCGGCCCGACGCCCACACCCTGCGACCACCCGCCGAAGCCCGGCGTGTCGTCATAGCCCCCCGGATACTTGCCCCCCGCGTAGTAGTGATCCTTACCTGCAAGATCATCGAGCAGCCCGAAGCCCAGCGGTCCGCCGACACCCTGCGACAGGAGCGCTGCTCGGAAATCATCATCTCCCGCGCGATCGAGCAGAATACCGATACCGCCGATTGCTGAGCCTTGAACTCGACGGTCGCCGACATATTTGTCGTCGCCTCGAAGGTCAATCAACATTCCCACTCCACTGAGTGCCGACCCCTGTGCGATGTCACGGGCGGTGTAGGAGTCGTTACCCGCTGCGTCGATGAGGATCGACACACCGAGAATGGGTGAACCCTGGATGCCTGATTTTTCACCGCGATATGTGTCATCGCCCGCTAAGTCAATGACGATCAGCACCGGTCGTTCATCACTGGTTGTTCCCTCCAGATAGGTGTCATCACCACCAAGGTCCACAACCGCTGCCACATCTTTCATTTCGTCGAGGTTGTATTGATTCGCTTCACGTCCTCCTACCACGATTTTTCCCTCTGCTGTATTGATGATCTGCACAATCGGGCCGGTCGCACCGGGTGTGGCAGGCTGGTTGTGGTCTGTCTTGAAGTCGGTAAGTCGCGTCAGGAAAGCGGTGTCAACCAATGGCACGACGGCGTATGCAGCACGTATCCACGCGCGACGATCCAGTTTTTCCAGGAGATCACAAACCTGCCGTCCCTTGGTTACATCCGCAAAGCGATGACCAAGACCCGCATCACCTGTACTCTGTGCGTACAGGTTCGCTCGAAGTTCCGCCCACTCTGAAGCTGATATACCTTTTCGTGCCGCATCCGTCGCAGCACGAATCTGTTTCAGCGCATTGGCAAGCTCATCCATCGGCGTCACATCCTTGGACCACTGCCGTACCGGCTCCGGCTCGGAAGCATCCAGTTTCGCAGCAACGATCGTGATGATCCGATCAAGATCGCCGTTGGCTTGGTGGGAGTCGGTGCTGCCCTTGGCTGCATCATGGAGCAACCGTGTGAATACCTCACTCTCAGCAACCGCTTCAAGAGGATGCCGCAGCAGATGATCGACCCACGCGAGTCGGCAATTGCCGGTCTTATCCGAGAACGTCTTTAAGCCCGCGCTGGCGTCAAATCGCTCACCGATGAACGCGACGAGACGATCGAATCGCGGCTTGATCTGCCGCTGTTCAATCAAGGCGTGCATCTGTGTGACCAGCCGTTCCGTCGTCAACTGCGATGGGGGTTTGACGGGTTCCGCAGAGACCGTCAGGGCAAAGCAAAACACGACCAACGTAGCCAGGATGGTTCGCATGGATAGATTCTATGTTGTTCAGGAGCGATGCTGAAGCACGAGGCAACAGAGTGCCGCGTAACGTCACCACACAAAATAGGCGAAGAATCGGAGAGTGCGGCGAGATGCGTCAGATCGTGCTTTCGGTGACCCGGAGAACTTCATCCACCGTGGTCATTCCCTGCGCGACTTTGCGGAAACCATCCTCGCGCAGCGTCACCATGCCACGCTCCACACAGAGGCGGCGAAGCTCGGTGACATTAGGGTTACTGGCGATCTTGTCTCGCATCATGTCGTCGAGGATGAGCAACTCATACAACCCCAGGCGGCCGGCGTAGCCGGTGTTGCGGCAGCGGTCGCAGCCGGCACCAACCCAGACCTGATCCGCCGGGATACCGTGCATTTCCAGATGTTCTTTGAGATGCTCCGGCGGAGCAATCTGCTTTTTGCAGTTGGGACATATCCTGCGAACAAGGCGCTGCGCAAGAGTCGCGTTAACCGCGGCACCGATCAGATAAGGCTCGACGCCGATGTTGATCAACCGAGTGATCGAGCTTGGCGCATCGTTGGTGTGCAGTGTTGAAAGCACGAGGTGTCCGGTCAACGATGCCTGGATAGCGATGCGTGCGGTTTCCGCGTCACGAATCTCACCGACCATGATGACGTCAGGGTCTTGTCGGAGCAGCGATCGCAGAGCTGCGGAAAAGTTCATGCCGATCTTTTCATGCGTCTGTACCTGCGTGATACCGTTGAGGTGATACTCGACCGGGTCTTCGACGGTCGAGATATTCAGTTTCTGCATATCCATCTGCGCCAGCGAGGCGTAGAGAGTGGTGGTCTTACCGCTGCCGGTTGGGCCGGTGACAAGGATGATTCCGTGCGGCTGATCGATCTGGTGTTTCCACATGAGCAGGCTGTCACCGTCCATGCCAAGCTCGTCGAGCTTCACCTGGATCGATCGCGTATCGAGAATACGCATGACGGCCTTTTCACCCTGCGCTGTGGGTAAAGTCGAGAGACGCAGATCGAGTTTCCGCCCGTGAACCATGGCGCGGATGCGACCGTCCTGCGGCAGTCGTCGCTCGGAAATGTCGAGATTCGACATGATCTTCAGACGAGAGATGATGGCCGCGTGCATGTGATGCGGCGGGTTCATCATCTCGAATAACACACCATCAATGCGGTAGCGGACCTTGAGCTTTTTTTCCTGCGGCTCAATATGAATATCACTCGCGCCTTCCTTGACCGCGTTGAAGATCAGGTAGTTCACATAGCGAATGACCGGTGATTCGCCGGCCATCTTTTCGAGATCAACATCCTCTTCCTTGGATTGGACGACTTCAATGTCATCTTCCTGGATACCGGCGATGATCCGATCGACCTCGACGGTCTCCTCGCTTTCCTCACGCATGCCATCGAGAATGGCCGCGATGTCGCAGCGGCAGACGACGACAGCCTTGACCGGAAGAGAGAGCTTGTGTCGTACTTCGTCGATGATGATGAGATTGTCAGGATGCACGACCCCCAACAGGAGCCGCGTACCCGACATTTGGAGCGGGATCACGCCGTGATTTTTACAAAAATCCGCCCCGAGGCGGCTGAGGTGGCGGGCATCGATCTGCTCAGGTTTCTCGACGCGCTGGAATGCCAGCGAATTAATCTGCGCGATGACCTGCTGGAGCGCGATTTCATCAATACCCATGTCATAAAAAGCGTCTGCCAGCGTCTTGCCGGGCGTCTTTTCGACAACGGTACGTGCGGTGCTTACCTGCGCAGCGTCGGCGGCACCGGCTGCGATGAGTGCTTCACCCAGATCGCTTGGTGCCGCTGCCGGCGCGGACTCATCTTCAGGTGACCACAGATCACTCAGCGACTCACCGGTGCGTACCGGGGCTGCGGGAGAGCCGGCCTTCGCGGCGGTCCGGGCCAACCACTGATCGAGATCATCCTTCGCCATTACGAACCCCTGGGCTGATGCCTGAACTGCCGGACTTACTGCTCGCCCCGGATCGAATTACCCGAACCGGGTTTTTCTTCCATCTGGAGCTTGAATATCTCACCCGCAGCTTCAAGCTCGACCGTCATGCCTTCGATCGACTTGATCGTGAAGCTCTGAAACTTCTGGCCGACCTGAACAAACTGCCCGTTGATGACGGCGATTGATCCGGCGCGGCCCTTCATCACTGTCTGGAGTTTGAGCTCCTGTGCTTCAGCGGCGAGCTTTTTACGCGCACCGTTTTCACGCACCGGGGCTGCGGTCTGCTGATTGGCAGCCGCTTCAGGTTCCCGTGCCTGCTCCATAGCAAAGGGATTTTTCTTAACGTAGTCGATAGGAACCTGACGCTGACTCGGATCACTGGCGAACATCGCGATGATCGAGTTGGTGTCCTTGAAAAGCGCGTTGAGGTTGTTCTTTGCAAGGGGATCATCGGGAGCGAGGCCGGCAGGCTGCGCGAGCTTCGCCAATGCCTGCTCGATCTTCGCTTCGACCTCTTTGGCGTTGGCGTTGTTCACATTCCCCTGGCTGAAGCGCATGAGGTATAGCCCGCCGCTGGCGACGATCAGAACACCCAGCAGCAGCAGCGTGCCGTGACTGATCGACCGCTTCGGCTTGGTCTCGAAGTCAAGATCGCTGGCTTCGGGCAGACCTTCCGGGCCGACGATACCACCCATGAGGGACATCTGCCTGGCCTCTTCCGCTGGTGCGGCTTCGCCTGACTCGTTCAAGTTTTCATCGCTGGTATTGAGCTTCACAACCGGCCCTTTCCTGGATCGTCACCGCGGTTCTGTGCTTCAAAGAAGATGCTGAGCACAAAATCAGCCTGCATCTGCCCCTCCTGTGGAGGAATCTTTTTGACCGTCATTTGCGGCATCCGTGTGATGCGCTTGAGCTTTTCAAGGTCGAGCAGGAAGCTGTAAAAGCCATCGAAGTCGCCGAGTATCGTCAGACGAATCGGCAGCTCCGAGTAGCCGGCGGCGGGCACCGGCTTATCCGTGCGGATGCTCTTGGGTGTCAGATTGTGACGCGCTGCGAGTTCCCACACCTGTTTGAGGATCACTTCCACCTCACGTTCAGCGGGCAACTTCTGCTCAAAGACTTGAATGGCTTCGCTGAGCTTGTCAATCTCCACGCCCAGATCAGCAATGTTCCGTGTCGCAGCTTCAAGCTGTTCGAGCTTGGCCTGCTTCTGTTTCACCTCACGGCGAGCCTCGTTGATCTGCTTGTTACGCGGCTCAAAGACAA encodes the following:
- a CDS encoding type II/IV secretion system protein — protein: MAKDDLDQWLARTAAKAGSPAAPVRTGESLSDLWSPEDESAPAAAPSDLGEALIAAGAADAAQVSTARTVVEKTPGKTLADAFYDMGIDEIALQQVIAQINSLAFQRVEKPEQIDARHLSRLGADFCKNHGVIPLQMSGTRLLLGVVHPDNLIIIDEVRHKLSLPVKAVVVCRCDIAAILDGMREESEETVEVDRIIAGIQEDDIEVVQSKEEDVDLEKMAGESPVIRYVNYLIFNAVKEGASDIHIEPQEKKLKVRYRIDGVLFEMMNPPHHMHAAIISRLKIMSNLDISERRLPQDGRIRAMVHGRKLDLRLSTLPTAQGEKAVMRILDTRSIQVKLDELGMDGDSLLMWKHQIDQPHGIILVTGPTGSGKTTTLYASLAQMDMQKLNISTVEDPVEYHLNGITQVQTHEKIGMNFSAALRSLLRQDPDVIMVGEIRDAETARIAIQASLTGHLVLSTLHTNDAPSSITRLINIGVEPYLIGAAVNATLAQRLVRRICPNCKKQIAPPEHLKEHLEMHGIPADQVWVGAGCDRCRNTGYAGRLGLYELLILDDMMRDKIASNPNVTELRRLCVERGMVTLREDGFRKVAQGMTTVDEVLRVTESTI
- the pilO gene encoding type 4a pilus biogenesis protein PilO; this encodes MRFGMREMLFLLVLLALPAASYFFVFEPRNKQINEARREVKQKQAKLEQLEAATRNIADLGVEIDKLSEAIQVFEQKLPAEREVEVILKQVWELAARHNLTPKSIRTDKPVPAAGYSELPIRLTILGDFDGFYSFLLDLEKLKRITRMPQMTVKKIPPQEGQMQADFVLSIFFEAQNRGDDPGKGRL
- a CDS encoding O-antigen ligase family protein, with amino-acid sequence MKQLLFMTVLTILSAIGGTSNPVWPILLYYGMAVLRPQYLWKWALPDIRWSLIAGALVLASVVINIKSVAIRGRFNVVIALILAHALFLLLSLLNAYDPATAQVWAIEYGKIVLMAIVASFVLTRLSELRLLALVIFAATGYIGWEMNYLYFVDGRMDIYHNGFGGLDNNGAGLLLSMGLPLAYLFGMTCKQWWRRGVSWFAGVLILHAMLMSYSRGAMLSAMVGLGWLLIHHRPRRHAVIMLLVICMIVPLLAGKEIRARFFSTTQYESDYSANSRFESWAAAWRITTDHPLTGIGIRNSNAFSQQYGADLRGRTIHSQYLQIAADSGIPAMLTYAAMLIVAGISCARARAMCRRSLSDADSPLPQEASERLRDTSVLAVACQSSLLIFAFGAGFLSLEVFELPWILMVLSGVLPGCVQNELAESLPQIEAPPPQSGTFPIGFGSKLSTHHGALQP
- a CDS encoding glycosyltransferase, which gives rise to MTPAEHPHLPEPSVTPVLRLAGDRPRSDSPRVSPPFVLHVRVVAGKGGGPDKTILRSAEHLNPAKLRVAAAYIHPHGDPGIATIRQQAQQHGCPLYEIGESGAVDPRTIRSLIQLCRKLRVTVWHGHDYKSNALGLIVRKWWPMKLVTTVHGWTGETFRTRLYYHVDNWCLPRYDHVITVSPQLYRHCLKLGIPREKLSYIPNGVEITEFHSTGQRDAQRREWAVPQDATVMGVVGRLSIEKGVDRAIRLLADLKPQYPRLELHLFGDGPQRAALEGLAASLNVADSVRFHGWLEDSRPAYEMMDILLLPSHTEGLPNVVLEAMAMKVTVAATDVGGVSELLDGGRCGSLLPQDHTEWPRLIEPLLVSAARREELARQAYERVGKRYTFTQRLSKEWTVYKHLLRLADRPAATASRRVA
- a CDS encoding SPASM domain-containing protein gives rise to the protein MSTLQLHVDRQLARTVTFTGRLKQVRFRLRATKAVVHGLDYFARGIFHVWRNRRYLTAIKLINMALVNVQFRLKTEYVFGRPYNMKIESTNICNTKCQLCPTGQGLEGRPKGRMDISAFRKLIDQLKRFLFGLDLSMWGDPLIVPEIYDMIRYAHDRGIWTYLSSNLHALKITPEKRQAEALVKSGLDMLTCSLHGASQETFAIYQPGKSFADTLEKVKHIIAVRDALGSATPTIQLNFVVTRFNEHERPKFEALAKQLGCKAVFSTASMNIRFLGRDKQLHDLGLAPDILKKKVRDHLEKWLPRDDAYVLKPYKQLLENDLTIDEFNGKKLFDCSWPWKASVINWDGTVCACCGSFDPNEDFGNVFEQSFAKVWNSHRYRMARRSFKNKLEAADAKDNPCASCPGFMI